In the Rahnella sikkimica genome, GTCACTTTTGCCAGCTGGCCGGTCAGCCCGTAACCATAAGTCATCAGCGTGCGGGGATTATCGCGGCTGGTGTCAGTGATCTGTGTGACACGCTGTGGGTGTGACGCAATCTGATAATGCAGGCTGACGCTGAGGCTATTTTCTGTGTCTTTGATCTCAGCGAGTTTTCCCTGTGCGTCATAATGCAACAACAGACCGTTGCCGTATTCATCGCACAATGACGTCAGCTGCAGATTTCCGGCTGATTGAGGGTCAGGCAGATACATACGCCAGACGCTGCCGTCAAGATCGGCAACCAGAATCTGCCCCTCATCCCCGGCGGCCACCAGCAGGCCAGAGTCGGGATAAATTTTACGTTCACCGGCTGCCAGCGAGGCAAAGCGTAATTCACGCCCGCTTTCGTCATGAAAACAGGTCATTTCGCCTTCAAGGGTAATGCGCGTCTCAAAAGAGGTTCGCCATCCGGTGCCAAACATTCCGGCGGCGGTGTTGCAGCTGCTGTAAATACGTTGCCAGCGAAGAGGGAAACGTGCCGGTAAAACAAAATCCAGATCTTCTTCACCCGCCAGCACTTTTGCGCCTGTCGCCGCATGCACGGGCATAAAGGCCGATTGCATCGAAGCCGCCAGTTTACTGCTCAACATACCTGCGCCCATCATCAAAAGCAGACACGGTAGTCTTCTGAACATTTTCGAGGGGCTGCCCATCGCCAACATGCTCACCGCCACCAACAAATCGAGCCCCGGCACTTTTCCACTGGAAATAGGGCGCACGACAACCGCCGCGCCGCCGATGGTGACATTAGGCGATGCTGACGTTGAAACGGTGCCACCGCAGGTGGTGCGGTCGTTACCCCGCACGGCGGGCAAATCATTAATGGAGACGGTAGAAGAACCTTCCGCAAGATATTGCGGAGGAGCAGGAGGATGTTTTTCGCACAGGACGATATCCTGATTGGATGGTGCAACCGGCCCCGGAGGCAGCGCAACGGTCGGGCTCATCAGCTCCACCCCGATGGCCTTAATGCCATTGAGCAGCATGGCGACGTAATCCCGTTCGCCTTCAGGTTCTGGCGGTAATCCGGCCTGTTCGGTGGTGCTGAGCAAACGTCCGGCTGCACGCGCGGCTGGAATGTCATTGGTCAATACATCAGGCGCACCGGTGGTGATAACGCCCGCAGGTGATGGCGGGAACATCATGTTCGCCAGCCCCTCACTCTCGCTGATGACCTCATCCATCATCCCCGTGGCCTCAAGAACGAAACCAGCAATCAGCCCGGACCCCAGACAAGTTCCGGCAGCAGCGAGCGCGGTAGCCGCTAAGCTACCCACAGCTACAATCGGGGCAGCAACATAGGCAACACCCGCTACGATGGTCCCGGCGGCGACCAGCACTATCCCCTGAATCGCAACCGCAGCAATATCGGCCATTACGCTGGTATGAATAATGGCATCACCCAGACGGGCAGCATGTTCATCAGCCATGATGTGCTCCCCGGTCAGGATTGAGTCAGACACAATGACTGGCAAAGTTTTTGCCAGTAAAGGTTCTGCTCATCAGTGAAAGGTTGTAGTGCTGTGCAGGTAAAAATCAGCATGTCCCGCCGCTCAGCGCGATAAATGGCCAGTTGGCGCTGATAATGGCGATGAGATCCCCGCCTGAAGTGGCAATCTTTTTCCAGCGCGTGCAGACCGGGTGACATAGGCAGAAGGCGGGGGAGACGCGGCTCTGAGTGCAGAACTTCCACGCTACCGAGCAGGAGTGACCACTGATAATCCAGTTCTTCTTCAAAAGTCCGTTCTGTGGGGATAACGCCCCGACTGACAATCAGAGAAGAATTATCCTGAGTATTCCGGAAAATATTGAGGCTGCAGTCCAGCCAGTTGTTGCCGTCAGGCAGCGGGAAGGTGCATTCGTCCGTGCGGTAGAGATTCATGATCACTCACTTTCCTTGTTGAAAATTCCATCGATGCTGTTTTGAATGGATTCTTTGTAGCTTTCACCCGGCGCACTTGCCGGGGAGCCCGGAGAGGACGGGTTCAGACCCAGCACGCCGCCGAGGGTATTAATAACGCCGTTGCCTTCAATGGTGACATTCAGGCTTTTACCTTTGAGGTTGATGGCTCCGCTGGCATGTAACTCCAGCGCACTTTCGCCACATTCAAGGCGGATAAGTTCCCCGGATCCTATCGTGACGATCTTGACGGCGAGACTGGTGTGCGTTCCTCCCGTTAACTGAGCGACATCCCCTTGCACAGCGGCTGACTGCCCGACTTTCACCGTCGAGCCTTGAAATCCTTCTATGGCGTTTGTTTCATTACCCGTAACAATTTTTGTGCGATAGCCCTTAATGGTGTTGATTTCATTACCTTTGATGGTTTTTACCCGATGCCGGTCTACCGTGAGCGCCTGATCGTTCAGCACTTTGGTCTTCATGTCCTTCTGCGCCTGCATCGACAACAATTGATTGCCGGTCGCATCTTCGAACATCAGCTCGTTATAGCCGTCGCCTTTGTAAGTTTGCGAACGGATCGCCATCTGGGTTTTAGTGCCGGGCAGGCCGCCGGGTGCGCGGTTTGTGGCGTGATAGGTGCGTCCGGTGATGATCGGCTGGTCGGGGTCGCCGTTAAGAAAATCGACGATCACTTCCTGTCCGACACGCGGCACCGCGATGTTGCCAAAACCGGTGCCCGCCCATGCCTGCGATACGCGGATCCAGCATGAGCTGTAGTTGTCGGCTTTGTTATAACGGTCCCAGGCAAACTTCACCCGCACGCGACCGTGTTCGTCACAAAAGATCTCTTCGCCCGGAGGCCCGGTGACAATCGCGGTCTGCGGGCCGTCAACGCGCGGTTTCGGGTGCGGCATCGACCGCCAGGTTTGGGTAGACGGGATCACTTCAAATTCGTTAACCAGCGTCGTTCCCTGACCTTCGTTGCCGATCCACGCCTGCGGCTGATCGCCGCTCATCTCGCTTGAGACGACCTGCCAGTTCACGTTCAGATCTTCACGTGGATGGTTTGTTAACGCAAAGCAGACACCCGGAGAGAGTTCGGGGGTATTACTCCTGCCGGCCACGACATCGGCGTTATTGCGCCAGCCTTCTATCTGATATTTGGCGAAGTCCGCGCCGTGTTGTTCATCTTTAAAACGCCCCGGATAGTCGAAAATCTTGTACAGGTCATGCTGATATTTCATTTTTGACGGTTGCTCCTGATACTGCGCCTGCCAGTTGGGAGCGGTGAAGGTGTAATCCTGAGTGACAACTTCGGAAGGCCGGATCCGCACGCTGCGACGGAAGTTGTTGATACAGTAAGTGTCGGCTTCGGAGGCAGTATTTGGGTTGTAAGGCAGGGAGCCGATGCCGGTTAATGCAGAGCAGTTATCTGCAAACGTCAGCTTCTGGTCGCTGGCTTCCAGATACTCCTGTTCATAAAAGAAGATCCCTTCTTCAGCAGATAAGCGGGAAATATAGTCGTAATCCGTTTCCATAAACTGCACGCAAAACTCGCGTACACCGTGGGGGCTCGAAACAGGGTGTCGTATTTAACCACTTCCATTTCACTCAGCAGCGGCTGGAAAATACTGCGGATATCGAGGTTCTGAAAACTGCGGCAGTTCGTTCTCAGGGAACTGCGCCAGAAATTAGGCCGGATGGTCATCCTGTAGAGTGTCTGATGTTTGCCGCTATCACCTTGCTCACAAAACGTCACGATGCCGCGGACCCGCCGTTTAATCTCTTCCCCTTGCCAGATAGTCAGTGTCGCGTTTTCGTCCAGTACCTTTTCGAACCCAACCGCCGGGTCACTGCTGGCTAAAGTAAGATTCAACGTAAACAGTTCGGAGTAACGTTGTGAAAGGTGAAAATTCACGACGGCGAAGGTGTCTTTTGCCGTGCTGCCTGCGGTGAAAGTGAAGCGCGTTCCATTAATCGCCATATTGCTATTCCTTTATCATTCGGGGTCATTCATTAATCAGAAAGTAATTTTTGAGACAATGCATCACTGAAATAAATACAATAAATTCAAATAGATAAATTCAATCAGGACAAAGAAACTAAACTGACTTTGAAGGTTTATCCATGACTTGGCTCACACAAATCAGCAGGGACAAAATGTCAGTGATCTATTTTTCCGCGTTGTTAAACCGGGAATTTGCAGAATGAGAAAGCAAGAAGCAGGAGGGCAGAAGTCAGGGGGTTAGCTACACTGAGGAACGAAAATTAAGAAGAAATACGGGCGGGAAGCGCCGCTCACGAATATTGTGGCAAACAATACAGTCCCCCCTATTTAAAAGGAGAAGTGAATGAAAAGTGGCGATTATTGCCGTTTGTTGTTGCTGGCGGCTATCTGGGGTGGGAGCTTTTTATTTATGCGGGTGGCGTCTCCGGCGTTCGGGGCGATCAATACCGCGTTTTTACGGGTGCTGTTTGGGTTTGTCGGGCTGGTGGTGATTCTGGTCGTGCTGCGCACACCACGGGAGTATCAGGGGAAATTTCGCAGTGCGTTAATGCTCGGCGTGATCAACTCCGGGCTGCCGTTTCTGATGTATTGCCTTGCCGCGCGCTGGCTGCCCGCCGGGTATTCGGCCATTCTCAATGCCACGACGCCGCTGATGGGTGTGGTCGTGGGCGGGCTGTTTTTCCATGAAAGCGTGACGCTCAAAAAGGCGCTCGGTGTGTTGCTGGGGCTATTCGGCATTACGCTGCTCACCGCGACTGGCGCGGCGCAATCCGTGTCGTCGTTGCTGGCGGGCGTGGTGGCCTGTCTGGTGGCGACCAGCTGTTATGCAGTGGCCGGGTTCCTGACGCGTCGCTGGATTTCCGAGCGCGGCGGGTTGGATCCGAAACTGGTAGCCACCGGCAGCCAGCTGGGCGCGACGCTGTTCCTGCTGCCGTTCTTTCTGTACACCTCCGCGACCGGAGCGCAGGTGAGCTGGGCGCAGCCGGTGGTCTGGCTGTGTGTGCTGGCGGTCGGTTTCATTTGCACTGCCTGGGCGTATATTTTGTATTTTCGCCTGATTGCCGATATCGGCCCGCTGCGCAGTATGACCGTGACGTTTCTGATCCCGCCGTTTGGTATTTTGTGGGGCTATCTGTTGCTCAACGAAACGCTGTCGGAAGGGTTCTTTGCGGGCGGCGTGCTGATTTGTCTGGCGGTGTGGCTGGTGCTCAGTCCGGGGAAGAAGGTGGCGGAAAAGAAAATCGCCGCGTCTTAAACTCACAAGTTCAGACACGGCGCAAAATTACCCGAGATACTCGATGATGGACAAGCCACCGTTGTAGTCGGTGCTGTAGATGATGCCCTGCGCATCGACAAACACGTCACAGGACTGAATCACCTGCGGCCTGCCGGGACGGGTATCCATCATTTTGGCCGGTGCTGCCGGCACCAGCGCACCGGTTTCTTTCGGCTGATACGGATTGCTGATGTCATACGCGCGCACACCGGCATTCTGGTAAGTGGCGAAAATCAGCGTCGAACTGATAAAACTGCCCGGCCGGTTTTCATGCAGGTTGTGCGGGCCGAAATGCGCGCCTTTGCTGACATAATCCCGTTCTTCCGGCTGCGGGAATGTCGAAATACTCACCGGACTGGACGGCTCGCGCACGTCGAATACCCAAATCAGCTTCTCGCCGTCTTCCTGATTATCCAGCACCGCTTCATCGAGCACGATCAGCAAATCCCTGTCCGGCAAAGGCAGCGCGGTGTGCGTACCGCCACCAAATGGCGGACTCCAGTTACGGTGCGAAATCAGCTGCGGCGCGGTCCGGTCTTTGATGTCGAGCAGCGTCAGGCCGCCGTCGCGCCAGCTGGCATACGCCGTATCCCCGCTGATGATCGCGTGATGCAGCGCGTAGCGTTTACCTTCCGGCCAGCTTTGCGTTTCGCCACCTGCGGTATGCATACCCGGCAGCCACCATCGCCCGGCGACCTGCGGATGACGCGGGTCAGCCAGATCGATGGTCAGGAAGATGTAATCGCTGTAGCCATCGAGCAGTGCCGACACGTAAGCCCAGCGTCCGCCGACATACCAGATGCGGTGAACGCCGATGCCTTCCAGCCCGAGAAAGCCAATCTCTTTTGGCTGTTCGGGCGTCGAAATATCAAAAATCCGCACACCGGCGCTCCAGCCACGCTGTTGCGTACCTTTGACCGTCTCGCTGACGGAACGGGTGTAATACACTTTTTCATCGGCGAAACGCACATCGGCAAACAAATCGCGCGCGTTAATCACCAGCAGCAAATCGTCGTGCGCCTGTAAATGCACGTTCCAGGTGCCCGGCGGTGCCGCCACAAAACCGGCAGGGCGCGGATTTTTCGGGTCGCGCACATCCACGATGGAAAAGCCCTGCGACACCATGTGGCCGATATAGGCATAGCCACGGTGAACCATTACCTGCACGCCGTCAGGTTTTCCGCCCTGATCGCTGTGCCCGATCAGCCGCATGTTGCGGCTGTACTCCGGTTGCGGTAGAGAATACGTTGTCATGTTCCGGCCTTGTTTCTTATTTTTGGCTTCGAGGATGGCAAACCACGGGGAAAGAGTTAATGAATTGATTGTCCGAGTTTTGATGACGGGGTAAGGATTGGCAACGAACTAAAAGGCATAAGTTAATGCCAAAGATTATTAGCCATCCGGATGTCCAGGCGTAGGATGTTAACAGCTTCTAAATTAAGGATTTCCCCATGAGCGATACTGATATCCGCGTGGTTACCGGCCCCGCAAACTACTTTTCTTTCCCCGGCGCAATTGATCGTCTGGCGGAGTTTTACTCACCGGAACAACTGGATAGCGCGCTGTGGATTTACGGCGAACGTGCGCTGGCGGCGGCTCAGGATTTTCTGCCTGACGCTTTCAGCGCATCGCAGGCAAAACGCGTACTGTTCAGCGCCCATTGCAGCGAAACCGAAGTGCAGCGCATTGCGGCGATTGGCGGGGAAGATCGTCAGGTCGTGATTGGGATCGGCGGCGGCGCGGTGCTGGATACCGCAAAAGTCGTGGCCCGCCGTCTCGGATTACCGGTTGTTGCCATTCCGACCATTGCCGCGACCTGCGCCGCCTGGACGCCGCTTTCCGTGTGGTACAACGATGAAGGGCAGGCGTTGCGGTATGAAATTTTCAACGACGCCAACCATCTGGTGCTGGTAGAGCCGCGCATTATCCTGCGTGCGCCGAAAGAATACCTGCTGGCCGGGATCGGCGATACGCTGGCGAAATGGTATGAAGCGGTAGTGCTCAGCCCGCAGCCGGAAACGCTGCCGTTAACCGTGCAGCTCGGTCTGAACACGGCGCTGACGATCCGCGACGTTCTGCTTAATGAAAGCGAAGCGGCGTTGCAGGCGCAGGACGACAACCTGCTGACACAACCTTTCCTCAACGTACTGGATGCTATTATTGCCGGTGGCGGGCTGGTCGGCGGATTAGGTG is a window encoding:
- a CDS encoding DcrB-related protein, which translates into the protein MNLYRTDECTFPLPDGNNWLDCSLNIFRNTQDNSSLIVSRGVIPTERTFEEELDYQWSLLLGSVEVLHSEPRLPRLLPMSPGLHALEKDCHFRRGSHRHYQRQLAIYRAERRDMLIFTCTALQPFTDEQNLYWQKLCQSLCLTQS
- a CDS encoding LVIVD repeat-containing protein, with translation MTTYSLPQPEYSRNMRLIGHSDQGGKPDGVQVMVHRGYAYIGHMVSQGFSIVDVRDPKNPRPAGFVAAPPGTWNVHLQAHDDLLLVINARDLFADVRFADEKVYYTRSVSETVKGTQQRGWSAGVRIFDISTPEQPKEIGFLGLEGIGVHRIWYVGGRWAYVSALLDGYSDYIFLTIDLADPRHPQVAGRWWLPGMHTAGGETQSWPEGKRYALHHAIISGDTAYASWRDGGLTLLDIKDRTAPQLISHRNWSPPFGGGTHTALPLPDRDLLIVLDEAVLDNQEDGEKLIWVFDVREPSSPVSISTFPQPEERDYVSKGAHFGPHNLHENRPGSFISSTLIFATYQNAGVRAYDISNPYQPKETGALVPAAPAKMMDTRPGRPQVIQSCDVFVDAQGIIYSTDYNGGLSIIEYLG
- a CDS encoding oxidoreductase; amino-acid sequence: MSDTDIRVVTGPANYFSFPGAIDRLAEFYSPEQLDSALWIYGERALAAAQDFLPDAFSASQAKRVLFSAHCSETEVQRIAAIGGEDRQVVIGIGGGAVLDTAKVVARRLGLPVVAIPTIAATCAAWTPLSVWYNDEGQALRYEIFNDANHLVLVEPRIILRAPKEYLLAGIGDTLAKWYEAVVLSPQPETLPLTVQLGLNTALTIRDVLLNESEAALQAQDDNLLTQPFLNVLDAIIAGGGLVGGLGDRYTRIAAAHSVHNGLTALPQTDTFLHGTKVAYGILVQSALLNQPQVVQQLTALYRVLDLPVSLAQLQVDIHDEAQISRLIERTLQPGESIHLLPGNISAEQLRLALEFVENK
- a CDS encoding DMT family transporter — its product is MKSGDYCRLLLLAAIWGGSFLFMRVASPAFGAINTAFLRVLFGFVGLVVILVVLRTPREYQGKFRSALMLGVINSGLPFLMYCLAARWLPAGYSAILNATTPLMGVVVGGLFFHESVTLKKALGVLLGLFGITLLTATGAAQSVSSLLAGVVACLVATSCYAVAGFLTRRWISERGGLDPKLVATGSQLGATLFLLPFFLYTSATGAQVSWAQPVVWLCVLAVGFICTAWAYILYFRLIADIGPLRSMTVTFLIPPFGILWGYLLLNETLSEGFFAGGVLICLAVWLVLSPGKKVAEKKIAAS